In a single window of the Centroberyx gerrardi isolate f3 chromosome 17, fCenGer3.hap1.cur.20231027, whole genome shotgun sequence genome:
- the mapre3a gene encoding microtubule-associated protein RP/EB family member 3a isoform X1, whose translation MAVNVYATSVSIDNLSRHDMLAWVNDSLHLTYTKIEQLCSGAAYCQFMDMLFPGCILLKKVKFQAKLEHEFIHNFKVLQAAFKRMSVDKIIPVEKLVKGKFQDNFEFVQWFKKFFDANYDGKEYDPLQARQGQDVAPAPNPGDHFIHRPKRNPGPQRTSPTVPKNMPTPQRVQHTTPAIRKNPSLSRNGGSDAEIMELNQQLMELKLTVDGLEKERDFYFSKLRDIELICQEHESENNPILSKIIDILYATEDGFAAPEDEDLDEQAHLDQDEY comes from the exons ATGGCAGTGAATGTGTACGCCACATCTGTGTCCATTGACAACCTCAGCCGACATGACATGCTGGCATGGGTCAACGACTCCTTGCACCTCACCTACACCAAGATCGAACAGCTCTGTTCAG GTGCAGCGTACTGCCAGTTCATGGACATGTTGTTTCCAGGCTGTATCCTTCTGAAGAAGGTCAAATTTCAAGCCAAGCTGGAGCATGAATTTATACACAACTTCAAAGTTCTTCAGGCAGCCTTCAAAAGGATGAGTGTTGACAAA ATAATTCCCGTTGAAAAGCTCGTAAAAGGAAAGTTCCAGGACAACTTTGAATTCGTGCAGTGGTTCAAGAAGTTCTTCGACGCCAACTACGACGGGAAGGAGTACGACCCTCTACAAGCCAGACAGGGGCAGGATGTGGCCCCTGCCCCCAACCCAGGTGATCACTTTATCCACAGACCAAAGAGAAACCCAG GACCACAGAGGACGTCCCCAACAGTTCCCAAAAACATGCCAACACCACAGCGGGTCCAACACACCACTCCAGCCATAAGGAAGAATCCGTCTTTGTCTAGAAACGGGGGCAGTGATGCTGAGATCATGGAGCTAAATCAACAG TTGATGGAGTTGAAGTTGACTGTAGACGGgctagagaaggagagagacttCTACTTCAGCAAACTACGGGACATTGAGCTGATCTGCCAGGAGCACGAGAGTGAAAACAACCCCATCCTCAGCAAGATAATCGACATTCTCTACGCAACAGAG GACGGCTTTGCAGCTCCGGAAGATGAGGATCTTGATGAACAAGCTCACCTGGACCAGGATGAATACTGa
- the mapre3a gene encoding microtubule-associated protein RP/EB family member 3a isoform X2, translating into MAVNVYATSVSIDNLSRHDMLAWVNDSLHLTYTKIEQLCSGAAYCQFMDMLFPGCILLKKVKFQAKLEHEFIHNFKVLQAAFKRMSVDKIIPVEKLVKGKFQDNFEFVQWFKKFFDANYDGKEYDPLQARQGQDVAPAPNPGPQRTSPTVPKNMPTPQRVQHTTPAIRKNPSLSRNGGSDAEIMELNQQLMELKLTVDGLEKERDFYFSKLRDIELICQEHESENNPILSKIIDILYATEDGFAAPEDEDLDEQAHLDQDEY; encoded by the exons ATGGCAGTGAATGTGTACGCCACATCTGTGTCCATTGACAACCTCAGCCGACATGACATGCTGGCATGGGTCAACGACTCCTTGCACCTCACCTACACCAAGATCGAACAGCTCTGTTCAG GTGCAGCGTACTGCCAGTTCATGGACATGTTGTTTCCAGGCTGTATCCTTCTGAAGAAGGTCAAATTTCAAGCCAAGCTGGAGCATGAATTTATACACAACTTCAAAGTTCTTCAGGCAGCCTTCAAAAGGATGAGTGTTGACAAA ATAATTCCCGTTGAAAAGCTCGTAAAAGGAAAGTTCCAGGACAACTTTGAATTCGTGCAGTGGTTCAAGAAGTTCTTCGACGCCAACTACGACGGGAAGGAGTACGACCCTCTACAAGCCAGACAGGGGCAGGATGTGGCCCCTGCCCCCAACCCAG GACCACAGAGGACGTCCCCAACAGTTCCCAAAAACATGCCAACACCACAGCGGGTCCAACACACCACTCCAGCCATAAGGAAGAATCCGTCTTTGTCTAGAAACGGGGGCAGTGATGCTGAGATCATGGAGCTAAATCAACAG TTGATGGAGTTGAAGTTGACTGTAGACGGgctagagaaggagagagacttCTACTTCAGCAAACTACGGGACATTGAGCTGATCTGCCAGGAGCACGAGAGTGAAAACAACCCCATCCTCAGCAAGATAATCGACATTCTCTACGCAACAGAG GACGGCTTTGCAGCTCCGGAAGATGAGGATCTTGATGAACAAGCTCACCTGGACCAGGATGAATACTGa
- the dpysl5a gene encoding dihydropyrimidinase-related protein 5a has translation MSSSSAMVRILIKGGKVVNDDCTQEADVYIENGIIQQVGKELMIPGGAKVIDASGKLVLPGGIDSSVHLQESFMNATTADDFYSGTKAALAGGTTMVMGHVLPEKNESLLEAYDMCRSMADPKACCDYALHVGVTWWGPKVRAEMEQLVREKGVNSFQMFMAYKDTYMLRDSELFQALQNCKDIGAVARVHAENGELVAEGAKEALDLGISGPEGIEISRPEELEAEATHRAITIANRAHCPIYLVNVSSMSAGDVVATAKMQGKVVHGETTTAHAVLNGLQYYHQDWSHAAAYVTVPPLRLDPNTPNFLMSLLGNDTLNVVGSDHRPFSTKQKSMGKDDFTKIPHGVPGIQDRMSVIWERGVVGGKMDENRFVAVTSSNAAKIYNLYPRKGRIIPGADADVVVWDPEGSKTISVDNQVQGGDMNLYEGLRCHGVPLVTISRGRLVYENGVFTCAEGSGKFYPLRTFPDYLYKKMVQREKCQAVKAVEREPYTGDVVAVANSGKKDFGASDLDTPTRPCTRHGGQRDLHESSFSLSGSQIDDKVPKRSSARILAPPGGRSSGIW, from the exons ATGTCTTCCAGCTCAGCGATGGTGCGGATCCTGATAAAGGGTGGCAAGGTGGTGAACGATGACTGCACCCAGGAGGCCGACGTCTACATCGAGAACGGCATCATCCAGCAGGTGGGGAAGGAGCTGATGATCCCCGGCGGGGCCAAAGTGATCGACGCCTCGGGCAAACTGGTCCTGCCCGGAGGAATCGACAGCAGCGTTCACCTGCAGGAGAGCTTCATGAACGCCACGACGGCAGACGACTTCTACAGCGGCACCAAG GCTGCTCTAGCTGGCGGTACAACAATGGTGATGGGGCATGTTCTCCCAGAGAAGAACGAGTCTTTGCTGGAAGCCTACGACATGTGCCGCAGCATGGCGGACCCCAAAGCCTGCTGCGACTACGCTCTGCATGTGGGAGTTACTTGGTGGGGACCCAAG GTGCGAGCTGAGATGGAGCAGCTGGTGCGAGAGAAAGGAGTGAATTCTTTTCAGATGTTCATGGCCTATAAGGACACGTACATGCTGCGGGACAGCGAGCTCTTCCAGGCGCTCCAGAACTGCAAGGACATCGGAGCCGTGGCGAGGGTCCATGCTGAGAACGGAGAACTTGTGGCAGAG GGTGCGAAGGAAGCATTGGATCTGGGTATCAGTGGCCCAGAGGGGATTGAAATCAGCAGGCCTGAAGAG CTGGAAGCAGAGGCAACCCACAGGGCAATTACCATCGCCAACAGG GCCCACTGCCCAATCTATCTGGTCAATGTGTCCAGCATGTCTGCAGGAGATGTAGTGGCTACAGCCAAGATGCAGG GTAAGGTGGTCCATGGGGAGACGACCACAGCCCACGCTGTGCTGAACGGTCTGCAGTACTATCATCAGGACTGGTCCCACGCTGCCGCCTACGTTACCGTGCCTCCGCTCCGCCTGGACCCCAACACACCCAACTTCCTAATGAGCCTGCTGGGAAA TGACACTCTGAATGTTGTGGGGTCTGACCACCGCCCCTTCTCCACCAAACAGAAGTCCATGGGCAAGGATGATTTCACAAAGATCCCACATGGGGTCCCTGGCATCCAGGACCGCATGAGCGTCATctgggagagaggagtg GTTGGCGGTAAGATGGATGAGAATCGTTTTGTAGCAGTCACAAGCTCGAATGCAGCCAAGATCTACAACCTCTACCCCAGGAAGGGCAGGATCATCCCTGGGGCAGATGCTGATGTGGTGGTCTGGGACCCCGAGGGCTCCAA gaCCATTTCAGTGGATAACCAGGTCCAAGGAGGAGACATGAACCTGTACGAAGGTCTTCGTTGCCATGGTGTGCCGCTGGTCACCATCAGCCGCGGCCGACTGGTCTATGAAAATGGCGTCTTCACGTGTGCCGAGGGCTCTGGAAAGTTTTACCCCCTCAGAACCTTCCCAGACTACCTTTACAAGAAGATGGTCCAGAGGGAAAAG TGCCAGGCTGTGAAAGCTGTGGAGCGGGAGCCATACACAGGTGACGTCGTCGCGGTGGCCAACTCAGGAAAGAAGGACTTTGGGGCTTCAGATCTGGACACTCCGACACGCCCCTGCACCAGGCACGGAGGCCAGAGAGACCTGCACGAGTCCAGCTTCAGCCTCTCTG GTTCCCAGATTGATGACAAGGTTCCAAAGAGATCCTCGGCCAGGATCCTCGCCCCCCCAGGAGGGAGATCCAGCGGAATCTGGTAA